In the genome of Vanacampus margaritifer isolate UIUO_Vmar chromosome 1, RoL_Vmar_1.0, whole genome shotgun sequence, one region contains:
- the bin1b gene encoding myc box-dependent-interacting protein 1b isoform X4 translates to MAETGNSGKGVTAGKLAITVQKRLSRAQEKVLQKLGKADETRDVVFEEMVANFNKQMGEGTKLQRDLKTYMTSVKTLHESSRRLQDCLADMYEPEWFGKEEMDAMVEEMIEKEMDNNLEDTDTLWLDFHQNITDNSMLSIDTYLAQFPDIKARIAKRDRKMVDFDSARHHFASLQKGKKKDEAKIAKPAALLEMAAPSWAQGLLSAHQVAQTNLSYNQAEEELGRSQKIFEELNVELQDQLPVLWDRRVGIYVNTFQSLAGHQEKFHKEMSKLSQNLNDIMTKLEEQRQFNEEANHSKAASSPPTRPSSRPSSRPSRPPQHDESLDDGTSDINTESRTAQQCEPSAWVNLLDLEVLRPIICPVPQAPSRESWHDQAVAEDEEQRQEQVQGGWDDDDDDDDDGGCRSDVQPHWDANPAELSTEPSWSYDGAGVGQGGWAADEQVQGSESNSSEYNLPPGFLYKVKAVHEYAATDGDELELTIGDVVLVLAFDIPDEQDDGWLMGVQESHWIQNKDISSKGVFPENFTQKL, encoded by the exons GTTTTGCAGAAACTCGGCAAAGCGGACGAGACCAGAGATGTCGTCTTTGAGGAGATGGTGGCCAACTTCAACAAGCAGATG GGAGAAGGCACCAAGCTGCAAAGGGATCTGAAAACTTACATGACCTCAGTGAAGA CTTTGCACGAGTCGTCACGGAGGCTGCAGGACTGCCTGGCCGACATGTACGAGCCCGAGTGGTTCGGCAAAGAGGAGATGGACGCCATGGTGGAG GAGATGATAGAAAAGGAAATGGACAATAACTTGGAG gACACGGACACTCTGTGGTTGGACTTCCATCAGAACATCACAGACAACTCGATGCTCTCCATTGATACGTACCTGGCTCAGTTCCCCGATATTAAG GCTCGCATTGCAAAGCGAGACCGTAagatggtggactttgacagcGCCAGGCACCACTTTGCCTCCTTACAGAAGGGCAAGAAAAAGGACGAGGCCAAAATCGCCAAG CCCGCGGCCCTGTTGGAGATGGCGGCGCCAAGCTGGGCTCAGGGTTTGCTCTCAGCTCACCAGGTGGCTCAGACTAACCTCTCCTACAACCAG GCAGAGGAAGAGCTGGGTCGTTCTCAAAAGATTTTCGAAGAGCTGAACGTGGAATTACAAGACCAGCTTCCAGTGCTGTGGGACAG ACGTGTTGGCATCTATGTTAACACATTCCAGAGTCTGGCGGGTCATCAAGAGAAGTTCCACAAAGAGATGAGCAAG CTGAGCCAAAACCTGAACGACATCATGACCAAACTTGAAGAGCAGAGGCAGTTCAA CGAGGAAGCAAACCACAGCAAGGCAGCCAGCTCGCCACCAacg AGGCCCAGCTCGAGGCCCAGCTCGCGGCCCAGCCGGCCTCCGCAGCATGACGAGTCGCTTGATGACGGCACGTCTGACATTAACACAGAGTCCAGAACGGCACAG cAGTGTGAGCCCTCCGCGTGGGTCAACCTGCTGGATTTGGAGGTTTTACGGCCCATTATATGTCCAGTTCCCCAG GCGCCATCTAGGGAGTCGTGG CATGACCAGGCTGTTGCCGAGGACGAGGAGCAGCGCCAAGAGCAGGTTCAGGGTGGatgggatgatgatgatgatgatgatgatgacggagGCTGCCGCAGTGACGTGCAGCCTCACTGGGACGCAAATCCTGCCGAGTTGTCCACTGAGCCCTCTTGGTCCTATGACGGGGCCGGTGTAGGTCAAGGGGGCTGGGCCGCAGATGAACAAGTGCAG GGTTCTGAATCCAACAGCTCAGAATACAATCTCCCACCTGGATTTCTCTACAAG GTCAAGGCCGTCCACGAATATGCTGCCACTGATGGGGATGAACTGGAGCTGACTATCGGCGACGTTGTGCTCGTTTTGGCCTTCGACATCCCAGACGAGCAA GACGACGGCTGGCTGATGGGTGTGCAGGAATCTCACTGGATACAAAACAAAGATATTTCATCCAAAGGTGTCTTCCCCGAGAATTTCACACAGAAGCTTTGA
- the bin1b gene encoding myc box-dependent-interacting protein 1b isoform X5 — MAETGNSGKGVTAGKLAITVQKRLSRAQEKVLQKLGKADETRDVVFEEMVANFNKQMGEGTKLQRDLKTYMTSVKTLHESSRRLQDCLADMYEPEWFGKEEMDAMVEEMIEKEMDNNLEDTDTLWLDFHQNITDNSMLSIDTYLAQFPDIKARIAKRDRKMVDFDSARHHFASLQKGKKKDEAKIAKPAALLEMAAPSWAQGLLSAHQVAQTNLSYNQAEEELGRSQKIFEELNVELQDQLPVLWDRRVGIYVNTFQSLAGHQEKFHKEMSKLSQNLNDIMTKLEEQRQFKKDGAAAKAGDNAKSEEANHSKAASSPPTRPSSRPSSRPSRPPQHDESLDDGTSDINTESRTAQAPSRESWHDQAVAEDEEQRQEQVQGGWDDDDDDDDDGGCRSDVQPHWDANPAELSTEPSWSYDGAGVGQGGWAADEQVQGSESNSSEYNLPPGFLYKVKAVHEYAATDGDELELTIGDVVLVLAFDIPDEQDDGWLMGVQESHWIQNKDISSKGVFPENFTQKL; from the exons GTTTTGCAGAAACTCGGCAAAGCGGACGAGACCAGAGATGTCGTCTTTGAGGAGATGGTGGCCAACTTCAACAAGCAGATG GGAGAAGGCACCAAGCTGCAAAGGGATCTGAAAACTTACATGACCTCAGTGAAGA CTTTGCACGAGTCGTCACGGAGGCTGCAGGACTGCCTGGCCGACATGTACGAGCCCGAGTGGTTCGGCAAAGAGGAGATGGACGCCATGGTGGAG GAGATGATAGAAAAGGAAATGGACAATAACTTGGAG gACACGGACACTCTGTGGTTGGACTTCCATCAGAACATCACAGACAACTCGATGCTCTCCATTGATACGTACCTGGCTCAGTTCCCCGATATTAAG GCTCGCATTGCAAAGCGAGACCGTAagatggtggactttgacagcGCCAGGCACCACTTTGCCTCCTTACAGAAGGGCAAGAAAAAGGACGAGGCCAAAATCGCCAAG CCCGCGGCCCTGTTGGAGATGGCGGCGCCAAGCTGGGCTCAGGGTTTGCTCTCAGCTCACCAGGTGGCTCAGACTAACCTCTCCTACAACCAG GCAGAGGAAGAGCTGGGTCGTTCTCAAAAGATTTTCGAAGAGCTGAACGTGGAATTACAAGACCAGCTTCCAGTGCTGTGGGACAG ACGTGTTGGCATCTATGTTAACACATTCCAGAGTCTGGCGGGTCATCAAGAGAAGTTCCACAAAGAGATGAGCAAG CTGAGCCAAAACCTGAACGACATCATGACCAAACTTGAAGAGCAGAGGCAGTTCAA AAAAGATGGTGCAGCAGCCAAGGCAGGAGACAACGCAAAGAG CGAGGAAGCAAACCACAGCAAGGCAGCCAGCTCGCCACCAacg AGGCCCAGCTCGAGGCCCAGCTCGCGGCCCAGCCGGCCTCCGCAGCATGACGAGTCGCTTGATGACGGCACGTCTGACATTAACACAGAGTCCAGAACGGCACAG GCGCCATCTAGGGAGTCGTGG CATGACCAGGCTGTTGCCGAGGACGAGGAGCAGCGCCAAGAGCAGGTTCAGGGTGGatgggatgatgatgatgatgatgatgatgacggagGCTGCCGCAGTGACGTGCAGCCTCACTGGGACGCAAATCCTGCCGAGTTGTCCACTGAGCCCTCTTGGTCCTATGACGGGGCCGGTGTAGGTCAAGGGGGCTGGGCCGCAGATGAACAAGTGCAG GGTTCTGAATCCAACAGCTCAGAATACAATCTCCCACCTGGATTTCTCTACAAG GTCAAGGCCGTCCACGAATATGCTGCCACTGATGGGGATGAACTGGAGCTGACTATCGGCGACGTTGTGCTCGTTTTGGCCTTCGACATCCCAGACGAGCAA GACGACGGCTGGCTGATGGGTGTGCAGGAATCTCACTGGATACAAAACAAAGATATTTCATCCAAAGGTGTCTTCCCCGAGAATTTCACACAGAAGCTTTGA
- the bin1b gene encoding myc box-dependent-interacting protein 1b isoform X3: protein MAETGNSGKGVTAGKLAITVQKRLSRAQEKVLQKLGKADETRDVVFEEMVANFNKQMGEGTKLQRDLKTYMTSVKTLHESSRRLQDCLADMYEPEWFGKEEMDAMVEDTDTLWLDFHQNITDNSMLSIDTYLAQFPDIKARIAKRDRKMVDFDSARHHFASLQKGKKKDEAKIAKPAALLEMAAPSWAQGLLSAHQVAQTNLSYNQAEEELGRSQKIFEELNVELQDQLPVLWDRRVGIYVNTFQSLAGHQEKFHKEMSKLSQNLNDIMTKLEEQRQFKKDGAAAKAGDNAKSEEANHSKAASSPPTRPSSRPSSRPSRPPQHDESLDDGTSDINTESRTAQQCEPSAWVNLLDLEVLRPIICPVPQAPSRESWHDQAVAEDEEQRQEQVQGGWDDDDDDDDDGGCRSDVQPHWDANPAELSTEPSWSYDGAGVGQGGWAADEQVQGSESNSSEYNLPPGFLYKVKAVHEYAATDGDELELTIGDVVLVLAFDIPDEQDDGWLMGVQESHWIQNKDISSKGVFPENFTQKL from the exons GTTTTGCAGAAACTCGGCAAAGCGGACGAGACCAGAGATGTCGTCTTTGAGGAGATGGTGGCCAACTTCAACAAGCAGATG GGAGAAGGCACCAAGCTGCAAAGGGATCTGAAAACTTACATGACCTCAGTGAAGA CTTTGCACGAGTCGTCACGGAGGCTGCAGGACTGCCTGGCCGACATGTACGAGCCCGAGTGGTTCGGCAAAGAGGAGATGGACGCCATGGTGGAG gACACGGACACTCTGTGGTTGGACTTCCATCAGAACATCACAGACAACTCGATGCTCTCCATTGATACGTACCTGGCTCAGTTCCCCGATATTAAG GCTCGCATTGCAAAGCGAGACCGTAagatggtggactttgacagcGCCAGGCACCACTTTGCCTCCTTACAGAAGGGCAAGAAAAAGGACGAGGCCAAAATCGCCAAG CCCGCGGCCCTGTTGGAGATGGCGGCGCCAAGCTGGGCTCAGGGTTTGCTCTCAGCTCACCAGGTGGCTCAGACTAACCTCTCCTACAACCAG GCAGAGGAAGAGCTGGGTCGTTCTCAAAAGATTTTCGAAGAGCTGAACGTGGAATTACAAGACCAGCTTCCAGTGCTGTGGGACAG ACGTGTTGGCATCTATGTTAACACATTCCAGAGTCTGGCGGGTCATCAAGAGAAGTTCCACAAAGAGATGAGCAAG CTGAGCCAAAACCTGAACGACATCATGACCAAACTTGAAGAGCAGAGGCAGTTCAA AAAAGATGGTGCAGCAGCCAAGGCAGGAGACAACGCAAAGAG CGAGGAAGCAAACCACAGCAAGGCAGCCAGCTCGCCACCAacg AGGCCCAGCTCGAGGCCCAGCTCGCGGCCCAGCCGGCCTCCGCAGCATGACGAGTCGCTTGATGACGGCACGTCTGACATTAACACAGAGTCCAGAACGGCACAG cAGTGTGAGCCCTCCGCGTGGGTCAACCTGCTGGATTTGGAGGTTTTACGGCCCATTATATGTCCAGTTCCCCAG GCGCCATCTAGGGAGTCGTGG CATGACCAGGCTGTTGCCGAGGACGAGGAGCAGCGCCAAGAGCAGGTTCAGGGTGGatgggatgatgatgatgatgatgatgatgacggagGCTGCCGCAGTGACGTGCAGCCTCACTGGGACGCAAATCCTGCCGAGTTGTCCACTGAGCCCTCTTGGTCCTATGACGGGGCCGGTGTAGGTCAAGGGGGCTGGGCCGCAGATGAACAAGTGCAG GGTTCTGAATCCAACAGCTCAGAATACAATCTCCCACCTGGATTTCTCTACAAG GTCAAGGCCGTCCACGAATATGCTGCCACTGATGGGGATGAACTGGAGCTGACTATCGGCGACGTTGTGCTCGTTTTGGCCTTCGACATCCCAGACGAGCAA GACGACGGCTGGCTGATGGGTGTGCAGGAATCTCACTGGATACAAAACAAAGATATTTCATCCAAAGGTGTCTTCCCCGAGAATTTCACACAGAAGCTTTGA
- the bin1b gene encoding myc box-dependent-interacting protein 1b isoform X10 has translation MAETGNSGKGVTAGKLAITVQKRLSRAQEKVLQKLGKADETRDVVFEEMVANFNKQMGEGTKLQRDLKTYMTSVKTLHESSRRLQDCLADMYEPEWFGKEEMDAMVEEMIEKEMDNNLEDTDTLWLDFHQNITDNSMLSIDTYLAQFPDIKARIAKRDRKMVDFDSARHHFASLQKGKKKDEAKIAKPAALLEMAAPSWAQGLLSAHQVAQTNLSYNQAEEELGRSQKIFEELNVELQDQLPVLWDRRVGIYVNTFQSLAGHQEKFHKEMSKLSQNLNDIMTKLEEQRQFKKDGAAAKAGDNAKSEEANHSKAASSPPTGSESNSSEYNLPPGFLYKVKAVHEYAATDGDELELTIGDVVLVLAFDIPDEQDDGWLMGVQESHWIQNKDISSKGVFPENFTQKL, from the exons GTTTTGCAGAAACTCGGCAAAGCGGACGAGACCAGAGATGTCGTCTTTGAGGAGATGGTGGCCAACTTCAACAAGCAGATG GGAGAAGGCACCAAGCTGCAAAGGGATCTGAAAACTTACATGACCTCAGTGAAGA CTTTGCACGAGTCGTCACGGAGGCTGCAGGACTGCCTGGCCGACATGTACGAGCCCGAGTGGTTCGGCAAAGAGGAGATGGACGCCATGGTGGAG GAGATGATAGAAAAGGAAATGGACAATAACTTGGAG gACACGGACACTCTGTGGTTGGACTTCCATCAGAACATCACAGACAACTCGATGCTCTCCATTGATACGTACCTGGCTCAGTTCCCCGATATTAAG GCTCGCATTGCAAAGCGAGACCGTAagatggtggactttgacagcGCCAGGCACCACTTTGCCTCCTTACAGAAGGGCAAGAAAAAGGACGAGGCCAAAATCGCCAAG CCCGCGGCCCTGTTGGAGATGGCGGCGCCAAGCTGGGCTCAGGGTTTGCTCTCAGCTCACCAGGTGGCTCAGACTAACCTCTCCTACAACCAG GCAGAGGAAGAGCTGGGTCGTTCTCAAAAGATTTTCGAAGAGCTGAACGTGGAATTACAAGACCAGCTTCCAGTGCTGTGGGACAG ACGTGTTGGCATCTATGTTAACACATTCCAGAGTCTGGCGGGTCATCAAGAGAAGTTCCACAAAGAGATGAGCAAG CTGAGCCAAAACCTGAACGACATCATGACCAAACTTGAAGAGCAGAGGCAGTTCAA AAAAGATGGTGCAGCAGCCAAGGCAGGAGACAACGCAAAGAG CGAGGAAGCAAACCACAGCAAGGCAGCCAGCTCGCCACCAacg GGTTCTGAATCCAACAGCTCAGAATACAATCTCCCACCTGGATTTCTCTACAAG GTCAAGGCCGTCCACGAATATGCTGCCACTGATGGGGATGAACTGGAGCTGACTATCGGCGACGTTGTGCTCGTTTTGGCCTTCGACATCCCAGACGAGCAA GACGACGGCTGGCTGATGGGTGTGCAGGAATCTCACTGGATACAAAACAAAGATATTTCATCCAAAGGTGTCTTCCCCGAGAATTTCACACAGAAGCTTTGA